From the genome of Prunus persica cultivar Lovell chromosome G8, Prunus_persica_NCBIv2, whole genome shotgun sequence:
ATCTTATGAATACACAAACACTCTTCTGCAGTGGTTTAATGATGTATATTCAACTGATATCTCCGATAAGTGTGAGGATGCTCTTAATCTTCTTTCAAAAACTCATGGTTGTGAAGTAAGTCATCATCATTGTCATTTACTCTTGCAATTCATTCTTGCGTCCTAATTTCGGAAATAACTTCTATTTGATCATATTTTATTGTGATTGAGCTCAGACTGCATTTCCATTTATGATAGATGGTAGAAATTGTTATACCCGAGCTCCATGAAATGCGTACTGCTCATCTTGTTTCAATTGGATCTGAGTGTCTCAGTTCGCTAAATCCGTATTGTGAGGATGGGTATGTTTCTTTTTGACTTATCTATAGTGGCAGGGCCAAGAATTTACTCCAGGGGAGGCAAAGTtagataatataaaaaataaaaggaaattgacTCATTATATACACAAAAGCTTTAATACTGATGGAGACATTTTCTGGTTATTATAAGTATAAATGTCAATTAtgtgtttcaaattttaaagtaTCACATAATAACTTCAGTCTTAATACAATCAAAATTTCTGTAAgatctttaatttctttcattATTAAAACGTCACTACTAACCACATATCAACAGTAGAAGTTTTAAGTGGATCAAGAATCTACCTCAAAAGTTTCGTTTCGAATAAACTTGAATAAGTgaataatctttatttttggaaaacaTGCATCAAAtgaaatcaattaaaattaaatatgtcACATAAGAAGCAATTCAATTCTAGTTCGAGGGAAAATTTGTTTAGCCTTTGAAGTTAATAGAAAAATCATGTGAAAAAGAagtataaatatacatataaaggGGGGCAAAAGTACATttttaagagagaaaaattgacgatataaaaaatatacattagatatagaaaatataaaagttcAAGAAATGGTGTGAGATTCACATATGAAATGGGTACTGGAAATGGAATGGTCCTTTTCTATCAGTATTTATTTCTGTCTGCTCTttcttgtatttgtttttcttttttccttacaTTTTTTGTCTGTAGACATGGTGCGAGATTGTCATATGATACACGTACAAGTATGGCCCTATTCCGATCATTTTCTGCGTCAGACTATGTTGCTGCCCAGTGTCTTCGGTGAGGCAAAATGATTACCTGAAAACAATTATATGGCTTGTCTTCAGTACATGTGGATGCACAAGGGAgtctgatttttttatttttttatattatttattatttattttttgggatgTTTAGTTATCTCATAAAtgtaaatatacatatatttatgtaCACATGTGGAATACCAAGGTAGGGTAAGCGGCACATTCTTGTTTGATAAAAATGTTTAGTGGGAAAgtgaaatattaaaaatatattaccTTGGTGAATCTGTGATCTTATAATTTTTCGTATCTACGCTCTAATTTTCATCTAATTTATTTCAGGAGAAGGATTATGTACCATCATATGGAGATCTTCAAGAAGGTTGATGTCATAGTTACCCCAACAACTGGGTATGTAATGGTTACTGATTACAGCACTAATGAGTGCACCTGTGAAAGGATTTTTCCCTGATCTACAACCAATTCATTTAATGGACCAAATTCAGCTGAATTactatatttaaattaaaatttggtcCAAATAGGTAATTGATTTATATTTGGTCCAGATATTACAGGTCTGGATCAGCATATCTGATCCTGTCTCGCCCTTATATTCTTATATAGAAAGCTAAAAATTGATGGTGTAACATTCTAAATACCTAAATGATTCTCTTGTTTGTATAAACTATAAAGGCACATTGATGAGAGAGGCCTATTATTCATTACTGATATGCATTGTGGAGACAGAATACAGTGCAAAAATGTATCAGagcaattttcaaaatgatgtTTTCTGTACTTTTCAGTcggaaaataatttttttgaaaacataaTGCATTTTCCTATTTTACTGTGAAAGATATTCTTTTGAAAACTCTACCGAACAGGTCTTAAGCTTTTACAGATATTTTAAGATAGATGTCATCACTAGTCAGTGTTTTTACACATTTTCTGCCTCTATAGTTAGCGTTAGCATTGTTTTTCCTTGAGTACTGGTAATACTTTTTCCGTGAAAAGTTTGTGTTTATATCATGCATTTTTCCTTTATTACAACTGAAatgatattcttttcttttgttgttaaaAGCATGACAGCACCCATAATTCCATTGAGTGCTCTTAAAGATGGGGAGACAGACATGCAGGTTACAGGTCTGCTTCTCTACAATCTTAGTTGCAGCTTGAGAGAAATaattttcattctttaatTTCTCTACATGAAGTGTTGTATGGCAATTGCCTGATCAGTATCAAAATGAATGAATTTAAATTGGTTTTCAGCCACACTGATTGGTTGTCATGGCCTTCATCTGCCTCCACAATTTTGTATCCCTGCTATTTGATGTGGTCTTGTTGACCTTTTGTCCTCTGCATTCAAAAAAAGTCTTGTCATCAattaacccaaaaagaaataaaaaaattgaagtctTGTCACctatgattattattattattttcttttggttcatTTTCTAGGTAAGAATGACACTAggtaaaggaaaaaaagagatgTGATACactttttgcaatttttcaaACTTGCATTGATGCACAGCTTCCTTTGTTTCAGGTTATCTTATGCGGTTTGTCATTGCGGGAAATCTTCTCGGACTTCCTGCCATTTCTATACCTGtgagtaatttattttttcgtgTATTCATATCTCAAGCTCCTTAATTTAGTTATGGTTACTTTGGTGTAACTCTTGGCATACACAAGTTGAGCGAATGGGCTTCCACCTTCCTTGCCAATTGAACAAACCTCTGCTTTATCCTGTAGTTCGtcatatgagagagagagagagagagagagagagagagagagagagagagagagagagatctttCTTGAAATCCCCTATTGATTGAGTAGACATCAGTGCCTaaattttcaacttttaaGGCCTTCTAATCAGACTCTCTGGAAGCCCTACTTCTCTAGTTGAAATTGTGGGTAATTATCACTAATTGTTATAGTATTATATGAAATCCTATCCCAGGAAGTTAACCTTTCATAACCATTTGGCCTTTGATTACTCCTACTCTTGCACACCTATATTCAATTGTCATTCCATATCGAAAAGCCATTTCATGTTAGTAAGTGTTCATTTGAAATTACCAAGATTTCACAGGCAGCATACATACACTACGAGCATACACACTAGGATAGGATTCTTTTAACTGATCTCATTAGTTGGgacctttttggtttttgagttTATCCATAAGAGAAAGGTATATGTGGTCCCTTGTGGTAACTTGACCTAGTAATTCATTGTGTCATGTTGTTATAATCAAGCCTTGACCTATTTAGGTCAACGACGAAACAGGAATTTCAAATGTTACAATGACCTTCCTCTTACATccactgtttttcttttgggctgATTTTCTACTTTTCTGTACTTGTGTGATATCTGCAGGTTGGCTATGATAAACAAGGACTTCCAATAGGTTTGCAACTGATTGGCCGCCCATGGGGGGAAGCATCAATTTTGCGTTTGGCTTTGGCAATAGAGGTATCAAATTTTCTGAACTCTTTGAGGgaatgaaggaaagaaaattctGCAATAGACCTTCAAATGTTAGGCATTCTGCAAACCGTCTgtagaagaaaagaacaattTTAATCTGAAGCTTCTTCTCATGTTTTTCAGGAACTCTCTGCGAAGTCCAAGAATAGGCCTGCATCATTCTTTGATGTCCTAAAATCTAACTAAATAGATGCTTTCACTGCTTTCACAGCTTTCACTCTCAAACAGTTTCATGTTTGGAAGACTAAATTATCATATCCTATAATAATTGCTCCCTGGCAGTTTCTTTCAACATAATGCCTTGCCggaccttttttatttttttttattttttgttaaatatttattttggtaGAAAGGAGGGAGTTGCCTTCCCTGAAATTATGATAAGAGAGCACACCCCCTTGGCTAGGAGCAGTTTGAAGCTAGCAATAAGGCTGAATAAAGAATGAAGAGGCTCATAACTGGTAGCTTTCAGATCAACAGCAATTACCAAACCACAAAAAATAGCAGTTTCTTAATAAAAGGTGtgttaaccaaaaaaaaaagaaaaaagaagacgaATTAACTCCACGTAGTCCCATGAGAACTCAGTGTTCATTTGTCAAGATCTTGCCATGTGAGAGGGTACAGAAAAATGTTCCAATCTTGGGAGACGAGCTTAAATCTTCCATCTAATTGCTTAGGTTGTCTTCAAGGCCTCGATTAGGTATTGCAAGTGCTTTGGAGCACACATGATATTACCAAGTTAGCTTTAGGACCATTTGTCATGAACTATTTGtgaggatttttatttttattttttatacaagcgatattaggGGAAGGGGAAATCAAACTTGGGATCTTTGGTGCATAGATAAATGTTTTAAATCACTTAAGCTATAAGCTCCTTGCATTTATAGGGATGTTTGAAATGTTGACATAATATGCTTAAGAAGCTTCTATATATGCACTAGTATGTGGAGAAAATCCCACTGTTATTATGTTGAAGCTCTATATGGTCTTGAGGTGGAGAATTACCAGGTCTGGCTGGGTGATGTAATGGGGTTACCccaaaaagtaaatttaaattttagccataaaaaaactcacttttggaaaaaaccaaagctttttcaaaaaagattgaaaaacctctcaactttcaaatcaaagacaagtaaatgtaaaggatttcttaagaaatccaaaaataaataaggacaattttgtccattttggcttctttgaaaaaaattccCTCTCCTTTGGCCTTATCCAATGTCTCCTTCAAATAATATCATATTGAATGGTTTTCAGCTTTACTGGAAAATTAAACCTAGATTCCAAAACCTCATACGCATGCTGATTTCCCAATTTGCTCCGACTGCAGAAACCAAAAATTTCACCTGTTTACTCAATACTGACCATGCATCGACAGCCTAGAAGAGTAGCCAACAATGTCTGAAATTCAAATAGTCCATTCGCTACAGGTTATTGCTGAGCAACAAGgttgaaaaacacaaacaagggAAGGACTTGCCAAATAAGCTGATGGGAGAGGCCAAGCATAAACTGATGTGTATTTTACAAGTTATTCTCTTTAGCAAATAAAGAGATCTCATAAAATGCAATCTTGTACTCTTCTTCATGGACAAACCGGACACCACTTTATGCCTACGAATCTCGGAGTCGTCAAAACACAACAGGATGTAGCATGTAAAGTGAGAAGAGCCTGATATTCCAAGCATGCTACTATTTTATGCATGCACAATATTCAATTTGTTCGCGGCTTGTGGcagctttctttctttctttttaaactAAGTTagacttttctttctcaagGTTCTCACTAGCAACATCACTAGGAAGATCTAGCCCATCAGGAATCTTTCCTGGATAATTAGTTGTTGAGGAATCAGACCCTGTCATACTGGAGAATGAAGAGAGGTCATAAGAATCCTAAACAAACAGATGGAATCCCTTTTGAAACTAATGAAACAATCATAAGCTCACCTTCTGTCAACAATGACCATGGAGCGAAGCTCACAATTTGTAAAGCTGCAAGGACAGTAAAGAAGTGATAACGTGATGCTTGATGATTCAGCACTTAAGtccctaattatttttaactttAGCTAATAAAGTAGGCATGATCCTTTTGGAATATTTACTAAGCTAGTGATTTTTGCATAGAGTGAAAGTCTATATATCACACTTACTGTTTgcacatttcttttttctccaaaGGGTCACAATCATTTAGCAATGCACTTAGTGTGTGAAACAAGAATCCACCATGGGTAACAATTgctatctctttctctttccttgtTGACAACCTGTGAAGTGATGAGAAGAAGGTACCAAACTCATATCAATTCAACTCTTATATTTATGTCTATGGATCTGTCAGAAGTCAGTAAATTTTCATACTTCTCAAAACTAGGGCTGCTATCTTGACACCCCATACAAGTTAAATCATACAAGAAAAAGAGCAGTAAAAAAACATTAGGATCTCATGGAGGATGAGATCTTGAAAAGACCTGATAaactaaaaacccaaaaatttgtGAAGAATAAGGCATAACACCAACAACGGAGCATGTGATCCATATAATAAGCTTCTTGCTTCTGAAGGTTTCAAGATGAGCTTGATCAAAGCACCTTGTAAACCTTGATAAACTTGATCTGTCATGAAGCTGATATTCATGTAAAGCCcattcaaaatttataaaacaCATAGCCCCTTTTAGCAATCATTATTTAATCACTCATATGCAAGAAAACTGCATTATTCTAGTGCAATCTGGAGTTTCAGCTTTAGCACGTTAACTGATATTGGTTAAGGCCTAAAAGAATCAATAGAAACCCAAGTTCCAATAATGAAACAGGTACTCACCAGTTCAGGAATTTCAATCCCCTAGCTGCAACTTCCTCTTTCAGCTCCCTGACATTTGCCTTCCACAATATATCCTCATCACTTTCTATCTGTGAAATTAATGGTCATTTTGCATGCACATActgaaaattagaaattaataaCCATCTTTATGAACTGCCACCAAAGATGACAAGTaccataaattaaattataaccACTAATTCTTCCCCCAGTTAAAGTTAACTATCCAATTACTTGCCAGTGAAAAGTCAACCGCAGGAAATAGAAACTGATAATCGCTGATGCTCCTTCTGTTATCACAGGGATGAACTCCCTGCAAACAGAAATTtataaaacacatttaaagCCCTGAGCGTCAATATAACAGCAAAGACTACGTAttatttgaactttttttcttttaatatgagagaaaaagtaaaagaaataatGCAACAAACAACTAAAAGCACCAAGTTCAGTATGATTTCAAACCATTTCTCATTTCATGCATAGAAATAAATGAACAaggttcttttccttttcttctaaCCAAGATCAGTAAGAAAATTCTGTCATTCAAAAGTACTTGCAAAACACAAGCCAAGTCAAGCAATGTTACATCACAAGAATTAAACTACCAAGGCacaaatgaaataatttaCTCTCTTCCGTATGTATTGAAGATAGCCACTAGGTTAATAATTTTCACCAACTGAGGTTTATCAATGCCCCACAATAAGTTGCAAATGATTCACTCACTTTCAGTTAAAATCATGATTAACTGCAAAGAAGACACCATTTTGATTTCTAAAAGACATACCAAATGCTCTCGACAAAGTTCTATTGCAATGATGGGCGGGCAGTTAAGACTTGAAATTGAAGGACGCTCACTATATCCTGCATTTGCCACCATTAGTGGCAATATATCCATTCTGTCTGTGTAGCCCTCACCTCCAAATACTCCAACAGCCGTTTGCAGAGCTCTAAAAAGTCAAAGCACTTTTAAGTAAAGCTTAGCAGCATCTAAACCATAGAATGTTTTCCAGGGAGGAGGCatcttcatatatatgtagCATTTATGTTAAGTAAAACAACTGGTTATTTATTTCGTGGTAAACATATAACTGATTATAGCCATGTCATCATTTTTAACTTGATTGTTacatcaaaaagaaaatttctaaTGGACCAACCAAATTCAATAACAATAACACGAAAGCATAAACTATTTGGCCACTGAGACAAgtgtttatatttcttttccttccaaTAGCTTGGAAGAACAATAAAAtagtatataaaaaatttcatatatcAAATTAAAACAGAAGGATAATTTAAGATTGTCTCAAAATCATATCATCTATATCATCTATTTAGATGCTCAATGACACACAGATAGTTGTCAGCTTGTACCTAGAACGTTGGGAGTTTCCGTCAGTGACTACCAGTATTCAACTATTCATGCCAAGAAAGACTCTAATACCCATGTCCCGAatacaccaaatgactctaaaaagaaatagatctttataaaattttaaaagtttttcCATGTGCTTAGCAAACctctaacaaagaaagaaaaatctattgaGAAAATAACtaacaatttaatttccaaatGACCCCTCTAGGTACCACATTTGCAACTCCAAAATAACACTTCTTTGAAGAAGATTTTTATGTACAACCCAACCCTTAGTTTCATCTCCTCTCAAGCTCCTTCCTTATGTAAAGGCACCTTAGTCTAACTAACCAGAATAAGCCTTTTCTGTTGCTCAGTTTGTTTCAATGAAAAAGATTCACAAAATGGGTCTTTCTCTATAATTCTGCATTTTGTACTGAACCTTTCAAGtgacaaatacaaaaataaatttaagaatctctgttcaagaaaagcattaTCCAGCAAACAAAAGACAGAGAGCTGGGTAAAATTCTAGAATTATGGCATGATTACCTTAGCAAAGGAGATGTAATGACTAACTCAATCCTCTTGGAAAGCCCAGATTCATGAACATGCTTACGCAAATTATCAACCTGTACCCATAGCAACAAAAAATTTTATTACCATTATTGCTCTCATGACAATGTTATTTTATCTGTAGAAGGAAAATATTTGTTACAggcctttcttctttttcctttctgtttttctaaCACAGTATCTATATAAGAACAATTTAATGCCTTCTTCCCACCTGCTGCCAGCCTAGTGGAGTAAGATGCGCATCAAAATATTCAggtttcattaattttttgtagTTCTTAGCTCCCTCTACATTGTGGATTCCTTGTCCATGCCTCACCTGAATGCAAGGATTTGTAAGACCACAATGCGATGATTTGAGAGAAAAATCCAAGAAATAGGAAAATCTTGAATGTCcttcaaaccaaagaaaaatagcAGCTTcaaatttacaacaaaatgTATGCAAATCCAAAATCAAAGTTGGTACCAACCAGGTGAATAGTTTTGCATCGGTGCAGCGGAAACAAACTTGGACTTGAACCAGTGTCCATATCTGCAGCTTAGCCAATAAAAGATACATTAacattaaaaggaaaaaaaaaagatgatcaTAAGAgtacaagaaaaacaaggaaGCGAGTATTTGGTGAAAATTATAACTTTAAGTATATAACCACAGTTCAAGATTTAAAGCTTCACATGTTAAAGAGATATAATAATCAGCCATTAAGTAGCAATTCTAAAAATACGACATGTTAATGTTTCGAAATCATCATTTTCTGCAGAACCCAAACATCCATATATTACTGTTTCAAATTCctcatttttgtttgaaaagcTAGCAAAGACTTGGGGAAAAATATTGTAGTCAGCAGGATGCGTTCATTACTCTGACATAGTCTTCCTAGTAGAATAAATTATCTGCAATGGAAGCCGGACACAATTCAAGCTGAATCTATGgacatttatttttaacacattttctattttggcTCCCAGCAttcatatccttttttttttttttctttcttttggtctGACTGCATTCACTTCTTTGTTTACTCTTATTGGCTTACTTCTCAAATCCCTCTGTTCTGAAGCCTACCACATCCAAAGCATTGCTTCCTATCATGGATTTCAAccaacaaaaggaagaaaagaacaaaaaatattaagaaattCAACCCAGTTACTTAAAATCAGGAAGAGTTCAGGGAAGGGTCACCATTCCCAAATGCGATGTTCCAAAGCCAAAATCTTTAATTCCCGTGCCAGCATTATCTTACAATTAAACCATAACACACGACATGACATGACTTTAGAAATCAAGCAAGGATTCTACCATccaaattcataaatcaaAGGAATATCATGAAAATTATATCATATAAATCGGAAAAAAAATGCACCAAGTCAGTAATATGCGAAAGTAAAACAAACCCATATCGAATAAACTCACCAGAAACAACTAcaaattaagaaattgaaatatatgaaATACGAGTACGATTTGAGATGAAAGAGTTTACCAGGGGTAGACACAGAAGATAAGCAAAAGGGTGGACAGTGGGAGAAGAGAGGATGTTAAAGAAGAGTCTTGTGATGGTGATATATATAGGAGTGGCCAAATGGGATTGACAATTCTGCTAGTACTATGGCCAATGATGTGTTGTTGGCTCTACTGGAAATGAAATGAGAGCGACTGGCGGACTGTCTGTTCTGGGCTATGGACCTACAAATTGCTTGTCTGCATTTTCAGTCCATGTAATCTGTGACTACTGGTTGGAGAATTGTGGTGGTTCGCTTTTAGATAGACGGAATAATGCCATACGATTTATAGCCAGTGTTTGATTCACTTTAACTTGGGGAATATTTctctgaaaaaataattttatatagggGACATATTTCAATTGGCAGAGTTTCTATTATTTGCTGCCTTTCTTCCATACTAGCCCTTTGGCACACGAGTGgttggtttttcatttttaatataaatattttatttttaaatattagtaATTcagtttaaattaaaaaagagaaattatgTGTAGTTGTGTCCTAAGAAAACTCATGAcctattcttttattttaaatgtttttaaatatgcatattattaatttatcatattatccttatttaataaatatgttcatttgttaatattttctttaagtaATGGAATTTTTagcattttgaatatttttaccATACTTTACCTTTCTCTTTATATCTATAGATGAAAATATGTAAATACTACTCATACGAAAAGGTTGGTTTTAGAATCAAATCGAGTAGAATATTTGTCAAATTGGGGGTATTTTGGAAGAGATGAGTTCGACTCTAAAAGTGACTCATGATTATATGATCCGCAAAGGTGGTTGTGTGAAACGTAAATGACATTTTGAAGGAC
Proteins encoded in this window:
- the LOC18768321 gene encoding phosphoglycerate mutase-like protein 1 is translated as MDTGSSPSLFPLHRCKTIHLVRHGQGIHNVEGAKNYKKLMKPEYFDAHLTPLGWQQVDNLRKHVHESGLSKRIELVITSPLLRALQTAVGVFGGEGYTDRMDILPLMVANAGYSERPSISSLNCPPIIAIELCREHLGVHPCDNRRSISDYQFLFPAVDFSLIESDEDILWKANVRELKEEVAARGLKFLNWLSTRKEKEIAIVTHGGFLFHTLSALLNDCDPLEKKEMCKHFTNCELRSMVIVDRSMTGSDSSTTNYPGKIPDGLDLPSDVASENLEKEKSNLV